In Penicillium psychrofluorescens genome assembly, chromosome: 5, a single window of DNA contains:
- a CDS encoding uncharacterized protein (ID:PFLUO_008078-T1.cds;~source:funannotate), protein MSSSTRPRDGNGKPFSTSLSSSNGASSKKTSFNLQSSKRNRPTDSPAPGSRSLARRPHKLGHGGDSSDEDDSAPVHEEIAGFDTHTGGVLAADGQAVKKDNEPLVIPVASKNNWRDRPGVNTKKSKKNLLPREVQAMQEAERNGQAPGGNGGAAVETEGPSMAFGLSFAAQKPAESGGDSAVEDQAMPDAKPILPPPIEESKPLTDDQKALQALISESKGEAPERRTDLVIESQQKAQEEDDEEEEHGRYDEASSFRTDVASRPDSATLDAYDTIPVEQFGAALLRGMGWKDGQAIGRGQYGTSATADRDRANKPRVPERRPGFLGIGAKDASGGKGAEAELGAWGKSAMRKASRKQGDADAEGGNTEGVYMPIMMRNRKTGEHITEEELAAMQKEAKSKPTTEDDWRERRDRNLEKSGRDKDRDREYRRRDYDDDHEERHGRRNGSSRRDRSLSSGRQSSSRRSRYDDDGGREDRSRRDRDRRRDRDDDRDRRRDSGRDRDRERERDRDTDRSQRHGDDRSSKSRRDRDRDRDRDRDSRRSRRDD, encoded by the coding sequence ATGTCTTCATCGACACGCCCCCGTGACGGCAACGGCAAACCGTTCTCAACCTCCCTGTCCAGTTCCAACGGCGCATCCTCCAAAAAGACCTCGTTCAACCTACAATCCTCAAAACGCAACCGTCCCACCGACTCACCCGCACCAGGAAGCCGCTCCCTCGCTCGACGGCCGCACAAgctcggccatggcggcgactcctccgacgaagacgacagCGCGCCTGTCCACGAAGAAATCGCCGGCTTCGACACGCACACCGGCGGTGTCCTGGCGGCCGACGGACAGGCAGTCAAGAAAGACAACGAGCCGCTGGTCATCCCTGTTGCCAGCAAGAATAACTGGCGCGACCGGCCCGGCGTCAACacgaagaaaagcaagaagaACCTCCTGCCGCGCGAGGTCCAGGCTATGCAGGAAGCAGAGAGAAATGGACAAGCCCCTGGAGGCAATGGCGGTGCTGCAGTCGAGACAGAGGGGCCGAGTATGGCGTTTGGTCTGAGCTTTGCAGCACAGAAACCCGCAGAGAGTGGTGGTGATTCAGCGGTCGAAGACCAAGCCATGCCAGATGCGAAGCCCATACTCCCTCCTCCCATTGAGGAGAGCAAGCCGCTCACGGATGATCAGAAAGCACTACAAGCTCTGATCAGCGAGAGCAAGGGGGAGGCACCAGAGCGACGAACGGACCTCGTGATCGAGTCCCAGCAGAAAgcgcaggaggaagatgacgaagaagaggagcatGGACGCTATGACGAGGCGAGCTCTTTCCGCACAGATGTTGCATCGCGACCTGATTCCGCGACACTAGATGCCTACGACACTATCCCCGTGGAGCAATTTGGAGCCGCGCTCTTGCGAGGAATGGGCTGGAAAGACGGCCAGGCCATTGGACGAGGCCAGTACGGCACATCTGCAACTGCGGACCGGGATCGAGCGAACAAGCCGCGCGTCCCAGAGCGGCGGCCCGGGTTTTTGGGAATTGGAGCCAAGGATGCATCGGGCGGGAAAGGCGCTGAGGCTGAACTCGGCGCGTGGGGGAAGTCGGCGATGCGGAAGGCATCGAGAAAGCAGGGAGACGCAGATGCAGAGGGCGGGAATACGGAAGGTGTCTATATGCCGATTATGATGCGCAACCGCAAGACCGGCGAGCACATCACCGAGGAGGAACTGGCCGCCATGCAGAAAGAGGCAAAATCGAAACCCACCACGGAGGATGACTGGCGTGAACGCCGTGATCGCAATCTGGAGAAGAGCGGCCGCGACAAAGACAGGGATCGCGAGTATCGTCGGCGCGACTATGACGACGACCATGAGGAGCGGCATGGGAGGAGGAATGGCTCGTCACGCCGGGACCGCAGCTTGTCTAGTGGGCGCCAGTCTTCGTCTCGACGATCACggtatgatgatgatggcggcaGAGAAGACCGGTCTCGTCGTGATCGGGACAGACGGAGGGACCGCGATGATGACCGGGACCGGCGGAGAGACTCCGGCCGCGATCGTGATAGGGAGAGGGAGCGAGACAGAGACACAGACCGCAGCCAACGACACGGTGATGATCGATCCAGCAAGTCTCGGCGTGACCGTGACCGGGATCGTGATCGTGACCGTGACTCTCGTCGCAGTCGGCGAGACGACTAA
- a CDS encoding uncharacterized protein (ID:PFLUO_008080-T1.cds;~source:funannotate), producing MRGPTILKAEDDKTKQLNKSTLMAFSGEAGDTVQFAEFIQANIQLYSMRNDTELSPAAVANFVRGELARSLRSRSPYTVNLLLGGVDPISEKPHLYWLDYLASLAEVPYAAHGYAQYYCLSLLDKHHHPEISLDEGLKLLDMCTDELKRRLPIDFKGVLVKVVTKDGVQVVDFDNDKIVRPA from the exons ATGCGTGGCCCGACGATTctcaaggccgaggatgaCAAGACAAAACAACTGAACAAGAGCACGCTCATGGCTTTCTcaggagaagctggagacACGG TGCAATTCGCCGAGTTTATCCAGGCCAACATCCAACTGTACTCGATGCGTAACGATACCGAACTGAGCCCCGCTGCCGTTGCCAACTTTGTCCGGGGCGAATTGGCCCGCAGCCTGAGGTCGCGGAGTCCCTACACTGTcaatctgctgctcggcggAGTGGACCCAATCTCCGAGAAACCACACCTGTATTGGCTGGACTACCTGGCGTCGTTGGCCGAAGTGCCCTATGCCGCACATGGCTATGCCCA ATACTACTgcctctctcttcttgaCAAACACCATCACCCCGAAATCTCGCTCGATGAAGGCCTCAAGCTCCTAGATATGTGCACAGACGAACTCAAGCGCAGACTACCGATTGACTTCAAGGGA GTTTTGGTCAAGGTCGTGACCAAGGACGGCGTGCAGGTGGTGGACTTTGATAACGACAAGATTGTTCGTCCGGCGTAA
- a CDS encoding uncharacterized protein (ID:PFLUO_008079-T1.cds;~source:funannotate) → MSKRPAELPLEQDFSGSPASKKARVEDDIADARNGAGLAHRGRGQELEQDDRNGANSLAAADIEGEELKEDEAGGASDIDDDAPAVSAPKRQSAPMEGYGDLYLDTINRGVLDFDFEKLCSVSLSNINVYACLVCGKYFQGRGPKSHAYFHALEVGHHVFVNMGTKKVYVLPEGYEVKNKSLDDIKYVVDPHFSKEEVVKLDKEVHDAWDLSGARYRPGFVGMNNIKANDYLNVVVQLLAHVAPIRNYFLLNEFSTPGTPQLPIRFSTLVRKLWNPKAFRSHVSPHELLQEVAMRSSKRFNLTQQSDPVEFMSWFLNNLHLTLGGSKKPSSTPTSVIQAAFQGQLRIESQAITAHSDTQNARLVFTESGAINSQTTPFLILTLDLPPTPLFQSTNRESIIPQVPLTSLLNKYNGLTASEKLDHRVRHRLLHPLPPYLLFHIKRFSKNRFVSERNPTIVTFPSPRSLDMSPYVEPNPSIWPPGEPIMYDLVANIILDPAVAAPGATEDAAGKGVNAASGSTGAPSSGAGAGAGSEKVSWLVQLHDKAMGAETARGGAEQQQRGAEWLEIQDLFVKRAESETLFTREGYLMVWERRKAPGKKGKGRAGAK, encoded by the coding sequence ATGTCGAAGAGACCAGCTGAGCTGCCTCTTGAGCAGGATTTTTCCGGCTCTCCCGCTTCAAAGAAAGCGCGCGTCGAGGACGACATCGCCGACGCCCGCAATGGCGCAGGGCTCGCACATCGAGGACGGGGCCAGGAATTGGAGCAGGACGATCGCAACGGCGCAAACAGTCTGGCTGCAGCAGATATCGAAGGCGAGGAACTgaaggaagacgaggccGGTGGCGCGTCGGATATTGACGACGATGCCCCTGCGGTCAGCGCTCCGAAGCGGCAAAGCGCACCCATGGAAGGCTACGGCGACCTCTATctcgacaccatcaaccGCGGAGTGCTGGATTTCGATTTCGAGAAGCTGTGCTCGGTTAGCCTGTCTAATATCAATGTCTACGCATGCCTCGTGTGTGGCAAATACTTTCAAGGTCGCGGGCCCAAATCGCATGCGTACTTTCACGCGCTCGAAGTCGGGCATCATGTCTTCGTCAATATGGGCACGAAGAAGGTTTATGTCCTGCCGGAGGGCTATGAGGTCAAGAACAAGAGTTTGGATGATATCAAATATGTGGTAGACCCACACTTCTCTAAGGAGGAGGTCGTGAAGCTCGACAAAGAGGTTCACGATGCCTGGGATCTGTCTGGAGCCCGTTACCGACCTGGGTTTGTTGGCATGAACAACATCAAAGCCAACGACTATTTGAACGTTGTCGTTCAGCTTCTGGCACACGTCGCACCCATCCGCAACTACTTCCTCCTGAACGAATTCTCGACACCTGGCACTCCCCAGTTGCCAATTCGATTTAGCACCCTGGTTCGCAAGCTGTGGAATCCCAAGGCGTTCCGGTCCCATGTCTCTCCGCATGAGTTGCTGCAGGAGGTTGCGATGCGGTCTTCGAAACGATTCAACCTCACCCAACAATCCGACCCGGTGGAATTCATGTCCTGGTTCCTGAACAACTTGCATCTTACCCTGGGCGGTTCTAAAAAGCCCTCTTCAACACCAACAAGTGTAATCCAGGCAGCCTTTCAGGGTCAACTCCGGATTGAAAGCCAAGCTATTACTGCCCACTCCGATACCCAAAACGCCCGCCTGGTGTTCACAGAATCCGGCGCAATCAACAGCCAGACCACCCCGTTCCTCATCCTGACGCTGGACCTACCCCCAACACCGCTCTTCCAGTCAACAAACCGGGAGTCCATCATCCCACAGGTCCCGTTGACCTCGCTCCTCAACAAATACAACGGTCTCACCGCATCCGAAAAGCTCGACCACCGCGTGCGTCACCGGCTTCTCCACCCCCTCCCACCAtatctcctcttccacatcaAGCGCTTCAGCAAGAACCGGTTTGTGTCCGAACGCAACCCCACCATCGTCACTTTCCCTTCGCCTCGCTCCCTCGATATGTCACCTTACGTCGAACCAAACCCATCCATCTGGCCACCCGGTGAACCAATCATGTACGACCTCGTCGCAAatatcatcctcgacccggcCGTCGCAGCACCGGGTGCCACCGAGGATGCAGCCGGCAAGGGCGTCAACGCAGCCTCCGGCTCCACCGGAGCGCCCTCTTcgggtgccggtgccggtgccggcaGCGAGAAAGTGTCATggctcgtccagctccatgATAAGGCCATGGGGGCGGAAACAGCGCGTGGCGGtgcggagcagcagcagcgtgGAGCTGAGTGGCTCGAGATTCAGGATCTGTTTGTCAAGCGCGCGGAGAGTGAGACTCTGTTCACTCGCGAGGGCTACTTGATGGTTTGGGAACGTCGCAAGGCTCCtgggaagaaggggaagggCCGGGCTGGTGCGAAATGA
- a CDS encoding uncharacterized protein (ID:PFLUO_008081-T1.cds;~source:funannotate), which produces MSSFFTVPASQRKRKREDRAAAPASKKRGVDAQTDGADRRARERDESISGSDLDEDEDNSNLGESAEESGSDSDDGETAADRRLKLAERYLDNVREEVDEVGFDAAEIDRDLIAERLKQDVDEFKGRTFRQIASQLSFPAAPHSFFRSDTQSTTSIAVSPPYAYTVSKDKTLIKWELATPKAPEAAETNGQSEKSKRPPRPQRKKPKRVRYARGMRKVAETGEEQGHTGSILAVAVSPSGKFVATGGADKKLIIWDAETLTPTKTFTHHRDSVSGLAFVRHLSTMTSGEQLFSGSFDRTIKTWSISGAGHAYVETLFGHQDSIPGIAAMAIDQCVSAGARDRTARLWKVVDETQLVFRGGASKHAPYPDNNIDCIAPLPPSHFVTGSDSGSISLWSIHKKKPLHTIPLAHGLDPIPPLDQWSPEVDEKVAALNARYLRPSPRWITALATLPGTDIVLSGSWDGWIRAWRISDDKKTIIPLGPIGSGSGGQGTPDTPSRQLNQSLTLDSTLPESDHMIVDQESPKEEPEPLVKGVINDIAVFERRPETLPGQSKPISDTEPSGLCVVAAVGKEHRLGRWKCYANNYHEGSAPDGRNGAIVFEVPFAPKAAAAE; this is translated from the exons ATGTCTTCCTTCTTTACGGTCCCCGCTTCTCAGCGCAagcggaagagagaagacCGCGCCGCAGCCCCAGCATCGAAGAAACGAGGTGTGGATGCTCAAACTGATGGCGCAGATCGACGAGCCCGAGAAAGAGATGAATCGATCTCGGGAAGTGacctggatgaagatgaggataATTCGAATTTGGGGGAGTCGGCCGAGGAGAGTGGTTCAGACTCTGATGACGGCGAAACGGCAGCAGACCGCAGACTGAAACTGGCGGAACGATACCTCGACAACgttcgagaagaagtggatgaAGTTGGGTTTGATGCAGCAGAGATCGATCGGGACTTGATCGCAGAGCGACTAAAACAGGATGTG GACGAATTCAAAGGACGCACGTTCCGGCAAATCGCTTCTCAACTTTCATTTCCCGCGGCACCTCATTCATTTTTCCGTTCAGATACCCAGTCGACCACTTCCATCGCAGTCTCCCCGCCATATGCATACACAGTCTCAAAGGATAAGACTTTGATCAAATGGGAACTGGCGACCCCTAAAGCGCCAGAGGCCGCTGAGACGAACGGCCAAAGCGAAAAATCAAAACGGCCTCCACGCCCTCAGCGGAAGAAGCCTAAGAGAGTACGGTACGCTCGGGGCATGCGCAAAGTTGCAGAGACGGGCGAAGAGCAGGGACATACAGGAAGTATCTTGGCTGTGGCAGTCTCGCCGTCTGGGAAATTCGTGGCTACGGGTGGAGCAGACAAGAAACTGATCATTTGGGATGCGGAAACGTTGACACCTACCAAAACCTTCACACACCATCGCGACTCCGTCAGCGGTCTAGCGTTCGTCCGACACCTTTCCACCATGACTTCTGGGGAGCAACTGTTTTCAGGGTCCTTTGACCGGACTATCAAGACCTGGTCCATTAGCGGTGCAGGCCATGCCTACGTCGAAACGTTGTTTGGTCACCAAGACTCCATTCCCGGCattgcagccatggcaatCGACCAATGCGTCAGCGCCGGAGCTCGGGACCGCACAGCTCGACTGTGGAAGGTCGTGGACGAGACACAACTGGTGTTCCGTGGCGGCGCTTCGAAGCACGCCCCGTATCCCGACAACAACATCGACTGTATTGCACCTCTCCCACCCTCCCACTTTGTCACTGGTTCCGACTCCGGCTCGATTTCGCTGTGGTCGATCCACAAAAAGAAACCACTTCATACCATTCCCCTGGCGCACGGCCTGGACCCAATCCCGCCGTTGGATCAATGGTCTCCAGAGGTTGATGAAAAGGTCGCCGCTCTCAATGCTCGATACCTGCGTCCCTCGCCTCGGTGGATCACCGCACTGGCCACTCTTCCAGGGACGGATATTGTGCTCAGCGGCAGTTGGGATGGTTGGATCCGCGCATGGCGTATCTCCGATGACAAGAAGACGATCATTCCGCTAGGTCCCATCGGCTCGGGATCTGGCGGCCAAGGGACTCCCGATACACCCTCGCGGCAGCTGAATCAGTCCCTCACACTTGATAGTACGCTGCCAGAGTCAGACCACATGATCGTCGATCAAGAATCCCCAAAAGAAGAGCCCGAGCCTTTGGTCAAGGGCGTGATCAATGACATTGCTGTGTTCGAGCGTCGCCCCGAGACCCTGCCCGGCCAGTCCAAGCCGATTTCGGACACCGAACCCAGTGGTCTCTGTGTCGTTGCTGCTGTGGGGAAAGAGCACCGACTGGGTCGCTGGAAGTGCTACGCCAACAACTACCATGAGGGCAGTGCGCCGGACGGCCGCAACGGGGCTATCGTGTTTGAGGTCCCCTTTGCCCCCAaagctgctgccgccgaaTGA